A part of Astatotilapia calliptera chromosome 15, fAstCal1.2, whole genome shotgun sequence genomic DNA contains:
- the rab32a gene encoding ras-related protein Rab-32a encodes MAGGSVSECKEYLFKVLVIGELGVGKTSIIKRYVHQLFSQHYRATIGVDFALKVINWDSKTLVRLQLWDIAGQERFGNMTRVYYKEAVGAFVVFDVTRGSTFDAVSKWKHDLDSKVKLANGNPIPSVLLANKCDQKKENSNSTALMDNFCKETGFLGWFETSAKDNINVDEAARFLVENILANDKGLPYEESNGDRIKLDQETVAAESKSGCC; translated from the exons ATGGCCGGGGGCTCGGTGTCCGAGTGCAAGGAGTACTTGTTTAAAGTGCTGGTGATCGGAGAACTAGGTGTGGGCAAGACCAGCATCATCAAACGCTACGTTCACCAACTTTTCTCGCAACACTACAGGGCGACGATCGGGGTCGACTTTGCACTCAAAGTTATCAACTGGGACAGCAAAACGCTGGTCAGGTTACAGCTGTGGGACATCGCAG GTCAAGAGCGATTTGGGAACATGACGCGGGTGTACTACAAAGAAGCCGTGGGGGCATTTGTGGTGTTCGATGTAACAAGGGGCTCCACATTTGACGCCGTGTCTAAGTGGAAGCATGACCTAGACAGTAAGGTGAAGCTGGCTAACGGCAACCCCATCCCCTCAGTGCTGCTCGCCAATAAATGTGACCAGAAGAAAGAGAACTCCAACAGCACAGCTCTAATGGACAATTTCTGCAAAGAAACTGGCTTTCTGGGCTGGTTTGAAACCTCGGCTAAG GACAACATCAATGTGGATGAAGCTGCTCGATTCCTGGTAGAGAACATCTTGGCTAACGACAAAGGTTTGCCATATGAGGAGAGCAATGGAGACAGGATCAAACTGGACCAGGAGACTGTGGCTGCTGAGAGCAAGTCAGGCTGCTGCTAA